In a single window of the Planctomycetia bacterium genome:
- a CDS encoding HDIG domain-containing protein, with product MKREDSWALVKEFVKNPSLQRHMRAVEIAMRAYARHLNDDEETWGIVGLLHDFDYERWPDPPDHPLQGSHILQERGYPEEVIYAIKSHADYISDCPRVRPMEKALYACDELCGFLVACALMRPEGFEGMTVSSVKKKMKNKQFAAKVNRDDIIRGAEEFQVPLDDHIQFLITALQPFNHELVVRTDSVTGSESVTAPA from the coding sequence ATGAAACGGGAAGATTCCTGGGCATTGGTCAAAGAATTCGTTAAAAACCCTTCTCTTCAAAGGCACATGCGAGCTGTGGAAATAGCCATGCGGGCCTACGCTCGTCATTTGAATGACGACGAGGAAACCTGGGGAATTGTGGGGCTTCTGCATGACTTTGACTACGAGCGTTGGCCTGATCCTCCAGATCATCCACTTCAGGGTTCACACATCCTGCAGGAACGAGGATATCCTGAAGAAGTAATTTATGCCATTAAATCTCATGCTGATTATATTTCAGACTGCCCACGAGTCAGACCAATGGAGAAGGCTCTCTATGCCTGCGATGAATTATGCGGTTTCCTCGTCGCGTGCGCCCTGATGAGGCCGGAAGGCTTTGAAGGTATGACGGTCAGCAGTGTGAAAAAGAAAATGAAGAACAAACAATTTGCCGCCAAGGTTAATCGTGATGATATCATACGTGGTGCCGAGGAGTTTCAAGTTCCTCTCGATGACCATATTCAATTCTTAATTACGGCACTACAGCCATTCAATCATGAACTGGTAGTGCGCACCGACAGCGTAACGGGATCAGAGTCCGTAACTGCACCAGCTTAG
- a CDS encoding Gfo/Idh/MocA family oxidoreductase: MKTTMNRRTFTGAVASLTALSASRVYGANQQVRLGFIGCGNRGDQLLDAFLDTTNASCIAFCDLNQKYIKHAAGKVQGIIAEYKDYRQLLENKDIDGVVISTPDHWHALQTVDSLQAGKHVYIEKPLSLCVAEGRAMVDAAHKAKKTVQVGFHRRSSNFCNEAVQLIQRKEIGDITMVRAFHTQNEYPMGIGNPTDEKPPVDLDWDKWVGPAPMKSYNQNRTFYRFRWFYDYSGGQLTNMGAHYLDMIHWALGVEAPQFVTALGGKLVIKDNREIPDTLEVVYQYPDTLVTFTQVNANGAPGTSQPGADIEFRGTKGTLYVLGKSYIVIPETNMGVPFPAQNPIDRTLIAKYRGSGKAQIGGKKVSGNADTIWHTRNFISSITNDKKPNCPIEVGHRSTTAALLGNIALKKRATLEWDAKNEQFVNNKEANQLLKYEYRSPYKFPTL; the protein is encoded by the coding sequence ATGAAAACGACCATGAATCGACGAACCTTTACAGGGGCAGTTGCCTCATTGACGGCACTCAGTGCCAGTCGAGTGTACGGAGCGAATCAGCAGGTTCGACTTGGTTTTATCGGGTGCGGTAATCGAGGGGATCAATTGCTTGATGCGTTTCTTGATACCACCAATGCCAGTTGTATTGCGTTTTGTGATCTGAATCAAAAGTACATCAAACATGCTGCAGGCAAGGTTCAAGGCATTATCGCTGAATACAAGGATTATCGGCAACTATTGGAAAACAAAGACATCGATGGGGTTGTCATTTCAACCCCGGATCACTGGCATGCACTCCAGACCGTCGATTCTCTTCAGGCTGGCAAGCACGTTTATATCGAGAAGCCATTATCGCTCTGTGTGGCCGAAGGACGAGCCATGGTAGATGCTGCACATAAGGCAAAGAAAACGGTTCAGGTTGGTTTCCATCGACGTTCCTCCAACTTTTGCAATGAGGCAGTGCAATTGATACAGCGCAAGGAAATTGGTGATATTACCATGGTGAGGGCATTCCATACACAGAACGAGTATCCCATGGGAATTGGCAATCCAACCGATGAAAAACCGCCAGTCGATCTGGATTGGGACAAATGGGTCGGTCCTGCACCCATGAAATCCTACAATCAGAATCGTACCTTCTACCGATTTCGTTGGTTCTACGATTATTCAGGTGGTCAGTTGACCAATATGGGCGCTCATTATCTGGACATGATCCACTGGGCACTGGGAGTCGAAGCACCACAATTTGTAACAGCTTTGGGTGGTAAACTGGTCATCAAGGATAACCGAGAAATTCCTGACACACTCGAAGTGGTTTACCAATACCCCGATACTCTGGTTACTTTCACGCAAGTTAATGCCAACGGGGCTCCGGGAACTTCACAACCAGGTGCAGATATTGAATTCCGGGGAACTAAAGGAACCCTGTATGTTCTGGGTAAAAGCTACATAGTGATTCCCGAGACCAATATGGGGGTTCCATTCCCGGCACAGAATCCAATTGATCGCACTTTGATTGCCAAGTATCGTGGTTCTGGAAAAGCTCAAATTGGTGGAAAGAAAGTATCAGGCAATGCGGATACTATCTGGCATACCAGAAACTTCATCAGTTCAATTACCAACGACAAGAAACCTAATTGTCCCATCGAAGTTGGTCATCGATCTACGACGGCAGCATTATTGGGTAACATCGCCTTGAAAAAGCGGGCAACACTCGAATGGGATGCCAAGAATGAGCAGTTTGTCAACAATAAGGAAGCCAATCAGTTGCTGAAATACGAGTATCGAAGTCCGTATAAGTTTCCTACTTTGTAA
- a CDS encoding vanadium-dependent haloperoxidase gives MLIKNSVRLSIESLEERLVFDTSLIQAPQLLPELYSSTTSTVTSNLGAEQVLRWNSLALQAIAINRTAPPLAARNLAMISIAMFDAANGIARSEQSFLVKGRAPRGTNMHAAIGYAAHKMLVGLFPAQKAIFDTELRDIIGQLPRGLGVQLGKVWGAVVANRVWTARKNDGATDVVTYQSSMLPGRWQPTPPAFVQNPLLPQWPGVTPFAITSGDQFRAPVPPALNSQIYADNLNEVKSLGSVNSLTRTADQTQIARFWAAGAGTVTPPGMWNVFAQQQARDANLSTVKTAKLLAVLNVAMADAGIACWDSKYVFDYWRPVTAIRQADLDGNDLTQPDPGWTSLIGTPPFPSYTSGHSTFSAAAAEVFSAFFGAQTAFSGSSDGLPGVVRHWNSFRDAATEAGDSRIFGGIHFRFDSTEGLNCGRQVGIVALQKFGMQPAA, from the coding sequence ATGTTAATCAAGAATTCTGTTCGGCTTTCCATTGAATCGTTAGAGGAAAGGCTGGTTTTTGATACCAGTTTGATTCAAGCACCTCAGCTTCTACCTGAACTTTACAGCTCAACCACATCGACTGTAACAAGTAATCTGGGTGCTGAGCAGGTACTTCGATGGAACTCACTTGCCCTGCAGGCAATTGCGATCAACCGTACCGCACCGCCGTTGGCAGCTCGAAATCTGGCCATGATTTCGATTGCCATGTTTGATGCAGCCAATGGCATAGCACGGTCGGAACAGAGCTTTCTGGTAAAAGGCAGAGCTCCTCGAGGTACCAATATGCATGCAGCTATCGGGTATGCAGCACATAAAATGCTGGTTGGATTGTTCCCGGCTCAGAAAGCTATCTTTGATACTGAATTGCGCGACATCATCGGTCAATTACCACGAGGCTTAGGTGTACAGTTAGGAAAAGTCTGGGGAGCGGTGGTGGCTAATCGAGTATGGACTGCACGAAAAAATGATGGAGCAACTGACGTAGTAACCTACCAATCGTCGATGCTACCCGGACGCTGGCAACCAACTCCCCCAGCGTTTGTTCAGAATCCTCTGTTGCCTCAATGGCCGGGAGTTACGCCATTTGCCATAACCAGCGGTGATCAGTTCCGTGCACCAGTTCCGCCAGCCTTAAACAGTCAGATTTATGCTGACAATCTGAATGAAGTAAAGTCACTGGGATCGGTAAACAGTCTTACAAGAACAGCCGATCAGACTCAAATTGCGAGATTCTGGGCAGCTGGGGCGGGCACTGTGACACCTCCTGGCATGTGGAATGTTTTTGCGCAGCAGCAAGCGCGTGATGCAAACTTGTCAACCGTAAAGACAGCAAAGCTTCTAGCAGTATTGAACGTAGCCATGGCTGATGCTGGCATTGCCTGTTGGGACAGTAAGTATGTCTTTGATTATTGGCGACCGGTTACCGCCATTCGCCAGGCAGACCTTGATGGCAACGATCTTACGCAACCTGATCCGGGCTGGACATCACTGATTGGAACACCGCCGTTCCCGAGTTATACTTCAGGGCACAGTACTTTTAGTGCTGCTGCAGCCGAAGTTTTCTCAGCTTTCTTTGGTGCTCAAACGGCCTTTTCCGGATCTTCAGATGGATTGCCTGGCGTTGTACGCCATTGGAATAGCTTCCGCGATGCAGCAACTGAAGCTGGTGATAGCAGAATATTTGGAGGTATCCACTTCAGATTTGATTCAACCGAGGGTTTAAACTGTGGCAGGCAGGTAGGTATCGTAGCACTGCAGAAATTCGGAATGCAGCCTGCTGCCTGA
- a CDS encoding DUF3386 family protein, giving the protein MSTMLVSFVCATLCIVSDNVKKPVEQPEASEMLSNARATRAVMENFPGFTAEIQLNVNQKQYRGTVQVDSKGVVTITDIQGQPLVWVKKVLTSTITHRLQPAIPRKTPCAFADGITSHPLGRLVNILNDEMHSSYRIRDNQIMEVNRKQGDGKFSIIVQENGRNEEGKFLPTSFVVQYWAQDGSLERSEAHNQNWIRHQGLDLPKVIRVVTVTNEVDARELQLSNFKISSIK; this is encoded by the coding sequence ATGTCCACCATGTTGGTTTCGTTTGTGTGTGCAACACTCTGTATTGTAAGCGATAACGTGAAGAAGCCTGTTGAGCAGCCTGAAGCTTCTGAAATGTTATCAAACGCTCGTGCAACACGAGCAGTCATGGAGAATTTTCCAGGATTTACTGCCGAAATTCAGCTGAATGTGAATCAGAAGCAGTATCGGGGAACAGTTCAAGTAGACAGCAAGGGTGTTGTGACAATAACAGACATTCAGGGACAACCATTAGTCTGGGTCAAAAAAGTTCTTACTTCAACCATTACACATCGTTTGCAACCTGCAATCCCCAGAAAGACTCCCTGTGCCTTTGCTGACGGCATTACCTCTCATCCACTGGGTCGGCTGGTGAACATTCTGAACGATGAGATGCATTCCAGTTACCGCATTCGTGATAACCAGATCATGGAAGTCAATCGCAAGCAGGGTGATGGGAAATTCAGCATCATTGTTCAGGAGAACGGCAGGAATGAGGAAGGTAAGTTTTTGCCAACTTCCTTTGTAGTTCAATATTGGGCCCAAGATGGATCGCTGGAGAGGTCTGAAGCACACAATCAAAACTGGATTCGCCACCAGGGATTGGATTTGCCGAAGGTGATCCGCGTGGTGACGGTCACGAATGAAGTTGATGCTCGAGAACTGCAATTATCCAACTTCAAGATCAGCAGCATCAAGTAA
- a CDS encoding dihydrodipicolinate synthase family protein → MIRYCLTLLLIFACSLQAQDHLLCPPVNKAPLACCRPAWSGIYPTVLTPWNCTGCGVDTEALARQIKYQLFGRVNGLLVLGTLGEGMYASHEERAQVISTAVAVVQGKVPVVVGIHSSDIFSALDQLKQAKNLGASAVLVKYTGPARTPFCDILGFYQMLAQAHELPVFYYHMPGSVDRPLKADEVIQILSLDNVIGAKESTLDLREVQKHISGTTGLGKVFLSGTALNLTQFQAIGGHGAMCPEAAILPVDTVLAFETAYETGARRDARAQQRDLFILAPLLKGGIITANSARMVTMTAQDLKLPQRLGRDTSQARLKATLHRLGFPMNSIVKPDLPQLSAWDRHIVNSTVNKLSQQ, encoded by the coding sequence ATGATTCGCTACTGTTTGACTCTGTTGTTGATCTTTGCATGCAGCTTACAGGCTCAGGATCATCTGCTGTGCCCACCAGTTAACAAAGCTCCACTAGCATGCTGCCGTCCTGCCTGGTCGGGTATTTACCCCACGGTTTTAACTCCCTGGAATTGCACTGGTTGTGGGGTTGATACTGAAGCCCTAGCTCGTCAAATCAAATATCAGCTCTTTGGTCGAGTAAACGGATTGCTGGTACTGGGCACGCTTGGCGAAGGTATGTATGCCAGTCATGAGGAACGTGCACAGGTTATATCGACTGCCGTTGCCGTAGTACAAGGAAAAGTTCCCGTAGTCGTAGGAATACATTCCAGTGATATCTTTTCCGCACTTGATCAATTGAAGCAGGCCAAGAATCTGGGTGCCAGCGCTGTATTGGTCAAGTATACCGGACCTGCTCGAACGCCTTTTTGCGATATCCTGGGCTTCTACCAAATGCTGGCTCAAGCACACGAATTGCCAGTTTTCTATTATCACATGCCTGGAAGTGTCGATCGACCGTTGAAGGCCGATGAAGTCATTCAGATTCTGTCATTAGACAATGTCATCGGTGCCAAGGAATCCACTCTCGATCTGCGGGAAGTACAGAAACATATCAGTGGCACAACGGGCCTTGGAAAAGTATTCCTCAGTGGAACTGCGCTAAACTTAACTCAGTTTCAGGCCATCGGTGGACATGGTGCCATGTGTCCCGAAGCCGCTATTCTGCCTGTCGATACCGTTCTTGCTTTTGAAACTGCATACGAGACTGGCGCACGGCGAGACGCTCGCGCTCAGCAACGTGATCTGTTTATACTGGCGCCGTTGCTGAAGGGTGGCATCATCACAGCAAACAGTGCAAGAATGGTAACCATGACCGCACAGGATTTGAAACTACCACAAAGGCTGGGACGCGACACTTCACAAGCGAGACTCAAGGCAACCCTTCATCGCTTGGGTTTTCCCATGAATTCAATTGTTAAACCTGATCTACCTCAACTTTCTGCCTGGGATCGACATATCGTGAATTCAACCGTAAATAAACTCAGCCAGCAATAA
- a CDS encoding uracil-DNA glycosylase: protein MTGADLARMALQHVSSLQAGGVSFLPSSDNIVPTVVSRLEKPVVVHSPGNASSPATSMQKATHSTTEAYSTDHKRHQLNLIDQQEVQPCTRCTELVRNRTRTVFGVGNVDTELLFIGEAPGADEDKAGEPFVGAAGQLLNKIIAACKLKREEIYIANVLKCRPPGNRQPLADEVSHCRGFLDRQIQLIQPKFICCLGLVAAQTILNTTISIGKMRKQIHQVDGIKVVATYHPAYLLRNPNAKKDVWDDMKMLMEAMGRPVA, encoded by the coding sequence ATGACAGGTGCTGATTTGGCACGTATGGCATTGCAGCACGTCAGCAGTCTGCAGGCAGGAGGAGTCTCATTTCTTCCCTCTTCAGATAACATTGTACCAACCGTTGTATCACGTCTGGAGAAGCCAGTTGTTGTCCACTCGCCAGGAAACGCGTCTTCTCCCGCAACTTCAATGCAGAAAGCCACTCACAGCACCACTGAAGCATACTCTACAGATCATAAACGACATCAACTGAATCTCATTGACCAGCAGGAAGTGCAACCCTGTACGCGATGCACTGAATTGGTTCGTAATCGAACACGTACCGTCTTTGGTGTGGGAAACGTTGACACAGAGTTACTGTTCATCGGCGAAGCACCAGGAGCCGATGAAGACAAGGCAGGTGAGCCGTTTGTCGGCGCTGCAGGACAACTGCTGAATAAAATCATAGCAGCATGTAAGTTGAAAAGAGAAGAAATCTACATTGCCAACGTCTTGAAGTGCCGTCCCCCTGGAAATCGCCAACCGCTGGCTGATGAGGTATCACATTGCCGAGGGTTTCTTGATCGACAAATTCAGTTGATTCAGCCAAAGTTTATCTGCTGTCTCGGCCTGGTAGCAGCTCAGACCATTTTGAATACCACGATCAGCATTGGCAAAATGCGGAAGCAGATTCATCAGGTGGATGGCATCAAAGTAGTTGCCACATATCACCCAGCTTATCTGTTACGGAATCCCAACGCGAAGAAAGATGTTTGGGATGACATGAAAATGCTGATGGAAGCAATGGGCCGGCCTGTTGCGTAA
- a CDS encoding glycosyltransferase family 39 protein codes for MHNQSAVHRWFCRGWYPSTDRSAMLILLLLALTLKITVLLQKPILARDGILQLQYAFELSERPWTSVIRESPFHPWYAYSVLVTSQIFQWFEPGILTPDQWQWCGHLSSSFAGLLMIFPLYGLARSWLPIRVAWIGSLLFLILPSVVHTTSDVLTESWYLVFALGAMWAMVHGVKSQRSSWFVVSGLLAGSAYLVRVEALILPMTCLLWIVIRNWQNHVWIPTLSSFRNLLLLICCFLLPPLPYMLTIGTWSNRPAAKQLLAAKQSNDMAVGTSHLLAMQRLQPGVNGRVNETIEFIDALTVVVATHGRAGHYLLWPLALLGFILIMRSRHSEPAFLVFNCFTVLHLVMICRLAAVAGYTSERHTLMLVVLAAQVAALGLTYASSMMQRFLSISRISSRMVTVVLLMVLGLVNLPRSVQPLHRSQEGHRQAGLWLADHMEYQDHLVDPYQWASFYAGVTFQGRNKVSEAVSTLGIIDLRDADLNRKQMWKDAGVTSQEATTVWSWPLSSSPRLLIRKTVETQLIQDN; via the coding sequence ATGCATAATCAATCGGCAGTACACCGCTGGTTTTGTCGAGGTTGGTATCCTTCTACCGACCGTTCCGCCATGTTGATTTTGTTGCTCCTGGCACTCACGCTGAAAATTACCGTGTTGTTACAGAAACCGATTCTCGCACGCGATGGCATCCTGCAATTGCAATACGCTTTTGAGCTGAGTGAACGACCCTGGACTTCAGTGATTCGAGAATCCCCTTTTCATCCCTGGTATGCCTATTCGGTGCTGGTCACTTCACAAATATTTCAATGGTTCGAGCCGGGAATACTCACGCCAGATCAATGGCAATGGTGCGGACACCTTTCATCTTCTTTCGCTGGTCTTTTGATGATATTTCCTCTGTATGGCTTAGCACGTTCATGGCTTCCCATCCGAGTAGCTTGGATTGGCTCGTTGCTGTTCTTGATTTTGCCAAGTGTTGTTCACACAACGTCTGATGTACTTACTGAAAGCTGGTATCTCGTGTTTGCACTGGGTGCGATGTGGGCAATGGTGCATGGAGTCAAATCCCAACGCTCCAGTTGGTTTGTTGTTTCGGGATTACTTGCTGGTTCAGCATATCTGGTTCGCGTGGAAGCGCTTATCCTGCCTATGACCTGTCTGCTATGGATTGTGATCCGCAACTGGCAGAATCATGTCTGGATTCCAACGCTGTCGAGTTTCAGAAATCTGCTCTTACTGATATGCTGCTTTCTCCTGCCTCCGTTGCCTTACATGTTGACGATTGGAACTTGGAGCAACAGGCCAGCCGCAAAACAATTACTGGCAGCAAAGCAAAGCAATGATATGGCTGTCGGAACATCACATCTGTTGGCGATGCAGAGGTTACAACCTGGTGTAAATGGCCGTGTTAATGAGACGATTGAGTTCATCGATGCTTTAACTGTCGTGGTTGCCACCCATGGGCGGGCGGGACATTATCTGCTGTGGCCTTTAGCTTTGCTGGGATTCATACTGATAATGCGATCACGTCACAGTGAACCTGCATTTCTTGTTTTTAATTGTTTCACAGTTCTTCACCTCGTAATGATTTGCCGATTAGCTGCGGTTGCGGGATACACTTCTGAGCGACATACCTTAATGCTGGTTGTTTTAGCAGCACAGGTCGCTGCGTTGGGTTTGACTTATGCAAGCAGCATGATGCAGCGGTTTTTGTCGATATCAAGGATTTCCAGTCGCATGGTGACGGTTGTTTTACTCATGGTTCTCGGATTAGTGAATTTGCCTAGAAGCGTGCAGCCGTTACATCGTTCTCAGGAAGGGCATCGGCAGGCTGGTTTATGGCTTGCAGACCATATGGAATATCAGGATCACCTGGTCGATCCATACCAATGGGCGAGTTTCTATGCCGGTGTAACATTCCAAGGCAGAAATAAAGTGTCTGAGGCAGTCAGCACGTTGGGAATCATTGATTTGCGTGATGCAGATTTAAACCGGAAGCAAATGTGGAAAGATGCTGGTGTAACGAGCCAGGAAGCAACTACGGTGTGGAGTTGGCCCTTGAGTTCCAGTCCGCGTCTGTTGATACGAAAAACTGTGGAGACACAGTTGATTCAGGATAACTAA